Proteins from a genomic interval of Haemophilus parainfluenzae T3T1:
- the udp gene encoding uridine phosphorylase: MSDVFHLNLTKAQLKGATLAIVPGDPARSERIAKKLDNPEFLASTREYTSWLGYLNGQPVVVCSTGIGGPSTSICVEELAQLGVRTFLRIGTTGAIQPHINVGDVLVTTGAVRLDGASRHFAPIEYPAVANFECTTALFNAAKEKGIEPFVGITASSDTFYPGQERYDTYSGKVYRDYQGLLKQWQDLNVMNYEMESATLFTMCNALGLRAGMVAGVIVNRTQQEIPNEATMKDTEDKAVSVVVEAARKLLA; the protein is encoded by the coding sequence ATGTCTGATGTATTTCACTTAAACCTGACTAAAGCACAACTGAAAGGTGCCACATTAGCTATCGTACCAGGCGATCCTGCACGTAGCGAACGTATTGCTAAAAAACTTGATAATCCTGAGTTTCTTGCAAGTACCCGTGAATACACGTCTTGGTTGGGCTATTTAAATGGTCAACCGGTGGTGGTGTGTTCAACCGGTATTGGTGGCCCTTCTACGTCTATCTGTGTGGAAGAGCTGGCTCAGCTTGGCGTGCGTACATTCTTACGTATTGGTACAACAGGCGCGATTCAACCACATATCAATGTAGGTGATGTTCTTGTTACAACGGGCGCAGTCCGCCTTGATGGTGCAAGCCGTCACTTTGCCCCAATTGAATATCCAGCAGTGGCAAATTTTGAATGTACTACGGCACTTTTCAATGCAGCTAAAGAAAAAGGCATTGAGCCATTTGTAGGAATTACAGCTTCTTCAGATACCTTCTATCCAGGTCAAGAACGTTATGATACCTACAGCGGCAAAGTGTATCGTGATTACCAAGGCTTGTTAAAACAATGGCAAGATCTCAATGTGATGAACTATGAGATGGAGTCAGCTACATTGTTTACGATGTGTAATGCCCTTGGCTTACGAGCAGGTATGGTAGCTGGTGTGATTGTAAACCGAACACAACAAGAAATTCCAAATGAAGCCACCATGAAAGATACGGAAGACAAAGCAGTATCAGTGGTAGTGGAAGCAGCAAGAAAATTGTTAGCGTAA
- a CDS encoding YchJ family protein — translation MSAKTTALCPCQSSLSYEDCCRRFHTGNMFPETAEQLMRSRYSAFVLKNIPYIVQTTVPSQQTLLDEKALQDWADETQWLGLDIVKAETLTKTQSAVEFKAHFQGSEQPQVHHEYSLFAKIDGRWYFVDPTVPLPSNKQPCVCGSGKKFKHCCGGLL, via the coding sequence ATGTCGGCTAAAACGACCGCACTTTGCCCATGCCAATCTTCGCTTTCTTACGAAGATTGTTGCAGACGCTTTCATACAGGCAATATGTTTCCAGAAACAGCGGAACAACTTATGCGTTCCCGCTATTCAGCGTTTGTGCTCAAAAATATTCCCTATATTGTGCAAACCACGGTACCAAGCCAACAAACCTTATTAGATGAAAAAGCCCTGCAAGATTGGGCTGATGAAACGCAATGGCTTGGTTTAGACATTGTCAAAGCAGAAACCTTAACCAAAACACAAAGTGCGGTTGAATTTAAAGCACATTTTCAAGGCAGCGAACAGCCGCAAGTGCATCACGAATATTCACTTTTTGCAAAAATCGATGGTCGTTGGTATTTTGTTGATCCCACTGTGCCACTCCCAAGTAATAAACAACCTTGTGTTTGTGGTTCAGGGAAGAAATTTAAACATTGTTGCGGAGGCTTGCTCTAA
- the cysE gene encoding serine O-acetyltransferase, translating to MTLEVWQHIRQEAKELAECEPMLASFFHSTILKHQNLGSALSYLLANKLANPIMPAISLREIIEEAYQAEPNIIDCAACDIKAVRHRDPAVELWSTPLLYLKGFHAIQSYRITHYLWNQNRKALALYLQNQISVAFDVDIHPAAKIGHGIMFDHATGIVVGETSVIENDVSILQGVTLGGTGKESGDRHPKVREGVMIGAGAKILGNIEVGKYAKIGANSVVLQPVPEYATAAGVPARIVGKDKAAKPAFEMNQYFIDDDINLNI from the coding sequence ATGACGTTAGAAGTATGGCAACACATTCGCCAAGAGGCAAAAGAATTAGCAGAATGCGAACCAATGCTCGCAAGCTTTTTTCATTCCACTATTTTAAAACATCAAAATCTTGGCAGTGCCTTGAGTTATTTACTTGCAAATAAACTGGCTAACCCGATCATGCCGGCAATTTCGCTACGTGAAATTATTGAAGAAGCCTATCAGGCCGAGCCCAATATCATTGACTGTGCTGCTTGTGATATTAAAGCCGTACGCCACCGCGATCCTGCCGTGGAATTATGGTCTACCCCATTGCTTTACCTAAAAGGTTTTCACGCTATTCAGAGCTATCGCATTACCCATTATTTGTGGAACCAAAATCGAAAAGCACTCGCACTTTATTTACAAAATCAGATTTCAGTGGCTTTCGATGTAGATATTCACCCTGCGGCAAAAATTGGACACGGCATTATGTTTGACCATGCCACCGGTATTGTCGTGGGCGAAACCTCGGTAATTGAAAATGATGTGTCTATCTTGCAAGGCGTCACCCTTGGTGGTACAGGTAAAGAATCCGGCGATCGCCATCCAAAAGTACGAGAAGGCGTAATGATTGGAGCGGGCGCAAAAATTCTCGGCAATATCGAAGTGGGCAAATATGCCAAAATCGGCGCCAATTCTGTTGTACTTCAACCTGTGCCGGAATATGCCACCGCTGCAGGTGTGCCTGCTCGTATTGTCGGCAAAGACAAAGCGGCAAAACCAGCATTTGAAATGAATCAATATTTTATCGATGATGATATAAATCTAAATATTTAA
- a CDS encoding rhodanese-like domain-containing protein: MQEFMPQAIEFAQKHTFLTIAWFAVLFMTLFTFFKSATQKYRVITNPEAVRLMNDEEAVVIDLRPIDEFQRGHIIGSVNLLPTEIKNQNVGKIEHHKEKPLIIVDVNGVSSATSAELLTKQGFEKVYVLKDGLAAWAGANLPLVKKHK; encoded by the coding sequence ATGCAAGAATTTATGCCTCAAGCAATTGAATTTGCTCAAAAACACACTTTTTTAACGATCGCATGGTTTGCTGTCCTTTTTATGACACTTTTCACCTTTTTTAAAAGTGCGACACAAAAATATCGCGTCATCACCAACCCTGAAGCGGTTCGCTTAATGAACGATGAAGAAGCCGTGGTGATTGATTTACGTCCTATTGATGAATTCCAACGCGGCCATATCATTGGTAGCGTAAACTTGCTTCCAACTGAAATTAAAAATCAAAATGTAGGCAAAATTGAACATCACAAAGAAAAACCGCTTATCATTGTAGATGTTAACGGTGTTTCTTCTGCTACGTCCGCAGAACTTTTAACCAAACAAGGCTTTGAAAAAGTTTATGTGTTAAAAGATGGTTTAGCGGCTTGGGCGGGTGCAAATTTACCATTAGTAAAAAAACATAAGTAA
- a CDS encoding anaerobic C4-dicarboxylate transporter, giving the protein MIWAQLLVVLLFIYLGARLGGIGIGFMGGMGVVALSLLGLKPGAIPFDVISVIMSVIMAIAAMQVAGGMDFLVKMAEKILRKNPKYITFLAPTVTYFMTVLAGTGHTAFSTLPVIAEVAKEQGIRPSRPLSIAVIASQIAITASPISAAVVFLSAELEKNFGLSYLQLLGIWIPTTYAACMITAVICNFLGKDLKNDEIYQDRLAKGLITMRGEMQIEIKPYAKRSVAIFLIAILVVMLYATAISKTVGLIQNPILSRDNAIISFMLATAAIITMACKVDTAKITNAATFKSGMSAVICVLGVAWLGNTFVEGHIDQIKAVSAEFLQQYPWSLAVILFFASTLLYSQAATAKALYPTAILLGVSPEAAIAAFAAVSALFILPTYPTLIAAVEMDDTGSTRIGKYVFNHPFLVPGVIAIALSVLFGFLMAGAVL; this is encoded by the coding sequence ATGATTTGGGCTCAACTTTTAGTCGTCCTACTCTTTATTTACCTAGGGGCTAGATTAGGCGGTATTGGTATCGGTTTCATGGGTGGTATGGGTGTTGTTGCACTTTCACTACTTGGCTTAAAACCGGGCGCCATTCCGTTTGATGTAATTTCAGTTATCATGTCTGTAATCATGGCGATTGCGGCAATGCAAGTTGCGGGTGGTATGGATTTCTTAGTAAAAATGGCTGAAAAAATCCTACGTAAAAATCCAAAATACATCACTTTCCTTGCGCCAACGGTGACTTATTTTATGACTGTACTTGCAGGTACTGGTCACACAGCGTTCTCAACACTTCCAGTGATTGCTGAAGTGGCAAAAGAACAAGGCATTCGTCCTTCACGTCCACTTTCTATTGCGGTTATCGCTTCACAAATTGCGATTACAGCGTCTCCAATTTCTGCTGCGGTGGTATTCCTTTCTGCTGAATTAGAGAAAAACTTTGGTTTAAGTTACTTACAATTATTAGGTATTTGGATCCCAACTACTTACGCAGCATGTATGATTACTGCGGTGATTTGTAACTTCCTTGGTAAAGATTTGAAAAATGATGAAATTTACCAAGATCGTCTCGCGAAAGGTTTAATTACTATGCGTGGTGAAATGCAAATTGAGATCAAACCTTATGCAAAACGCTCTGTTGCAATTTTCCTTATCGCAATTTTAGTGGTCATGCTTTATGCCACTGCAATCAGTAAAACAGTTGGTTTAATTCAAAATCCAATTCTTTCTCGTGATAACGCCATTATCTCTTTCATGCTTGCGACTGCAGCCATTATCACTATGGCATGTAAAGTGGATACTGCAAAAATTACTAATGCGGCAACTTTTAAATCCGGTATGTCTGCGGTAATTTGTGTGCTTGGTGTAGCATGGTTAGGTAATACTTTCGTTGAAGGCCATATCGATCAAATTAAAGCGGTATCAGCTGAGTTCTTACAACAATACCCTTGGAGTTTAGCGGTAATCTTGTTCTTCGCAAGTACCTTACTTTACTCACAAGCTGCAACTGCAAAAGCATTATATCCAACTGCAATTTTATTAGGCGTTTCACCGGAAGCCGCGATTGCAGCATTTGCCGCAGTATCAGCATTATTCATTCTTCCTACTTACCCAACCTTAATTGCGGCAGTAGAAATGGATGACACCGGTTCAACTCGTATCGGTAAATACGTATTTAACCACCCATTCTTAGTGCCTGGTGTGATTGCAATTGCTTTATCTGTTTTATTCGGTTTCTTAATGGCAGGTGCAGTTTTATAA
- a CDS encoding helicase HerA-like C-terminal domain-containing protein: MQYSLARTEQGQTLGITAKMANRHGLIAGATGTGKTVTLRKMAEAFSDDGVSVFLVDVKGDLSGLVKAGTFSGKVAERIEQFDLGGESYLNGYPVSFWDVFGETGIPLRTTISEMGPLLLSRLLNLNATQEGLLNLVFRVADDKGLLLIDLKDLRAMLKFVAENAKTFQVEYGNVSAASVGAIQRALLTLENEGATNLFGEPALNLEDWLQTRDGRGVINVLNSEKLINSPRMYSAFLLWLMSELFEQLPEVGDPDKPKFVMFFDEAHLLFDGAPSVLVDKVEQVVRLIRSKGIGIYFVTQNPLDLPDTVLGQLGNRVQHALRAFTPRDQKAVKSAAETFRSNPAVNVVETISTLGVGQALISFLDEKGMPTPVEVAYVYPPKSQLAPITEEERAAWVKDDELYAFYKDYVDNESAFEVLNAQADLAAVQQKQAEQAQQEEESGLFGSLSRMIFGTQKRGDKLSPTEQIVNSVAKSVGRNIRNEVTKQIMRGILGALKK; encoded by the coding sequence ATGCAATATTCTCTCGCGCGTACCGAACAAGGTCAAACCCTTGGTATTACCGCAAAAATGGCAAACCGTCATGGTCTGATCGCTGGGGCGACAGGGACGGGGAAAACCGTGACATTACGTAAAATGGCGGAAGCGTTCAGTGATGATGGCGTGTCAGTCTTTTTAGTGGATGTAAAAGGCGATTTGTCCGGTTTAGTCAAAGCGGGCACATTCAGTGGCAAAGTGGCAGAACGCATTGAGCAATTTGATTTAGGTGGCGAGAGTTATTTAAATGGCTATCCTGTGTCATTTTGGGACGTATTTGGTGAAACCGGTATTCCGCTTCGTACCACAATTTCTGAAATGGGACCATTATTACTTTCCCGTTTATTAAATTTAAACGCAACTCAAGAAGGCTTATTAAACCTCGTATTCCGTGTGGCAGATGACAAAGGCTTGTTACTTATCGACTTAAAAGATTTACGTGCAATGCTTAAATTTGTAGCGGAGAATGCAAAAACCTTCCAAGTAGAATACGGTAATGTTTCAGCCGCAAGTGTGGGTGCGATTCAGCGTGCTTTACTGACCCTTGAAAATGAAGGGGCGACCAATCTTTTTGGTGAACCTGCATTAAATCTTGAAGATTGGTTACAAACCCGTGATGGTCGTGGTGTGATCAATGTTTTAAATTCTGAAAAATTAATTAATTCCCCAAGAATGTATAGCGCATTCTTGCTTTGGTTGATGTCTGAATTATTTGAGCAATTACCAGAAGTCGGCGATCCAGATAAACCAAAATTTGTGATGTTCTTCGATGAAGCACACTTACTCTTTGATGGCGCACCAAGTGTGTTGGTGGACAAAGTGGAACAAGTGGTTCGTTTGATTCGTTCTAAAGGTATAGGGATTTATTTTGTGACCCAAAACCCATTAGATTTACCGGATACCGTGTTAGGCCAATTGGGTAACCGTGTACAACATGCGTTACGTGCTTTTACACCACGTGATCAAAAAGCAGTGAAATCCGCAGCAGAAACATTTCGTTCTAACCCTGCTGTCAATGTGGTGGAAACCATTTCAACTTTAGGTGTGGGCCAAGCATTGATTTCATTCTTAGATGAAAAAGGTATGCCAACGCCTGTTGAAGTGGCTTATGTTTACCCGCCGAAAAGCCAACTAGCACCGATTACTGAAGAAGAGCGAGCAGCGTGGGTGAAAGACGATGAACTTTATGCCTTCTATAAAGATTATGTGGATAATGAATCCGCTTTCGAAGTATTAAATGCGCAAGCGGATTTAGCGGCAGTACAACAAAAACAAGCCGAACAAGCGCAACAAGAGGAAGAAAGCGGTTTATTTGGTAGCTTAAGCCGTATGATTTTTGGAACACAAAAACGCGGGGATAAACTTTCTCCGACAGAACAAATTGTGAATAGCGTGGCAAAATCAGTGGGCCGCAATATTCGTAATGAAGTGACCAAACAAATCATGCGTGGTATCTTAGGCGCATTGAAAAAATAA
- a CDS encoding virulence factor BrkB family protein: MTLTSFLALFWQRSQENKLTQAAGSLTYSTMLAIVPLIMVVFSIFSAFPVFNEVTGALKEFIFTNFAPSASDVVGQYIDEFVYNSKKMSAVGIVSLILVALMLINSIDRTLNGIWKDTSNRPIFTSFAIYWLILTLGPLLIGTSIAASSYVKAMFEQSETLSFGLKLLSFVPFLSTWFIFTLIYMVVPNKKVSIKHSAAGALIAAIFFTLGKQAFTWYIATFPSYQLIYGAMATLPIMLLWIQISWTVVLLGAQLAAVLAEVRSTNQTNLEEVK, from the coding sequence ATGACCTTAACGTCTTTTCTCGCATTATTCTGGCAGCGTTCTCAAGAAAACAAATTAACGCAAGCTGCCGGTTCACTCACCTACAGCACCATGCTCGCGATTGTGCCATTAATTATGGTGGTGTTTTCAATTTTCTCTGCTTTTCCCGTTTTTAACGAAGTCACTGGTGCATTGAAAGAATTCATCTTCACCAATTTCGCTCCTTCCGCGAGTGATGTTGTGGGACAATATATTGATGAATTCGTCTATAATTCAAAGAAAATGAGCGCCGTGGGGATTGTGAGTTTGATTTTAGTGGCATTAATGCTGATTAACTCCATTGACCGTACACTCAATGGCATTTGGAAAGACACCAGTAATCGCCCAATTTTTACGTCATTTGCTATTTATTGGCTCATTTTAACGCTCGGTCCGCTTTTAATCGGTACTAGCATTGCGGCAAGTTCCTATGTTAAAGCCATGTTCGAGCAATCGGAAACGCTCTCTTTTGGCTTAAAACTCCTCAGTTTTGTGCCATTTCTTTCTACTTGGTTTATCTTCACGCTCATTTATATGGTCGTGCCAAATAAGAAAGTGAGCATCAAACACTCTGCAGCAGGCGCATTAATTGCGGCAATTTTCTTTACCTTAGGAAAACAAGCCTTTACTTGGTACATCGCCACCTTCCCGTCTTATCAATTAATTTATGGTGCCATGGCGACGCTGCCAATCATGTTATTGTGGATTCAAATCAGCTGGACAGTAGTGTTATTGGGTGCGCAATTAGCCGCAGTGCTTGCAGAAGTGCGGTCAACGAATCAAACAAATTTAGAGGAAGTAAAATGA
- a CDS encoding shikimate 5-dehydrogenase codes for MINKDTQLCMSLSGRPGNFGTTFHNYLYQKLGLNFIYKAFTTTDIESAVKGIRALGIRGCAVSMPFKESCMPFLDEISPSAQAIQSVNTIVNEQGFLRAYNTDYIAIVKLIKEYQLDKKSRVIVRGSGGMAKAVVAAFKNSEFEHLKIFARNEKTGKNLAALYGYEYIPSLANQSADILVNVTPIGMKGGKEEFDLAFPENLIQQAQTAFDVVAIPAETPFIQFAQQQGKQTISGAEVIVLQAVEQFELYTGIRPDDQLIAEAAAFARKNS; via the coding sequence ATGATTAACAAAGACACCCAACTTTGTATGTCCCTTTCTGGCAGGCCGGGCAATTTTGGCACAACATTCCATAACTATCTGTATCAAAAACTCGGGCTTAATTTTATCTATAAAGCCTTTACCACCACAGATATTGAAAGTGCAGTCAAAGGTATTCGTGCACTTGGTATTCGAGGTTGTGCCGTTTCGATGCCTTTCAAAGAAAGCTGCATGCCATTTTTAGATGAAATCTCCCCTTCTGCACAAGCCATTCAGTCTGTGAATACCATTGTGAATGAGCAAGGTTTTCTTCGTGCTTACAACACCGACTATATTGCCATTGTTAAACTTATCAAAGAATATCAATTAGATAAAAAGAGTCGCGTAATTGTACGAGGCAGTGGTGGTATGGCTAAAGCCGTCGTTGCAGCCTTTAAAAACAGTGAATTTGAGCATCTTAAGATTTTTGCTCGAAATGAAAAAACAGGTAAAAATTTAGCCGCACTTTATGGCTATGAATATATCCCATCTTTAGCCAATCAATCAGCAGACATTTTAGTCAACGTTACACCAATTGGGATGAAAGGTGGAAAAGAAGAATTTGATCTCGCCTTTCCTGAAAATCTTATTCAACAAGCTCAAACCGCTTTTGATGTAGTGGCGATTCCTGCTGAAACACCGTTTATCCAATTTGCTCAACAGCAAGGTAAACAAACGATTTCTGGTGCTGAAGTGATTGTGCTACAAGCCGTTGAACAATTTGAGCTCTACACAGGCATTCGACCTGATGACCAATTAATCGCCGAAGCCGCCGCTTTTGCTCGAAAAAATAGTTAA
- the secB gene encoding protein-export chaperone SecB translates to MSEQNQQPEVTAEEQQEAVLQIQRIYVKDVSFEAPNLPHIFHQEWKPKLGFDLSTEAVQVGEDLYEVTLNINVETTMEDSGDVAFICEVKQSGVFTISGLEDVQMAHCLTSQCPNMLFPYARELISNLVNRGTFPALNLSPVNFDALFIDYMNKQQAAAEAEENKETQH, encoded by the coding sequence ATGTCTGAACAAAATCAACAACCTGAAGTAACCGCTGAAGAGCAACAAGAAGCCGTACTTCAAATTCAACGTATTTATGTAAAAGATGTTTCTTTTGAAGCGCCAAATCTTCCTCATATTTTCCACCAAGAATGGAAACCAAAACTCGGCTTCGACTTAAGCACTGAAGCCGTTCAAGTGGGTGAAGATTTATACGAAGTGACGTTAAACATTAACGTGGAAACCACTATGGAAGATTCTGGTGATGTGGCGTTTATTTGTGAAGTGAAACAATCTGGTGTATTTACAATCAGCGGTTTAGAAGATGTTCAAATGGCACACTGCTTAACATCTCAATGCCCAAATATGCTTTTCCCCTATGCACGTGAATTGATTTCTAACTTAGTAAATCGCGGTACATTCCCGGCATTAAATCTTTCTCCGGTAAACTTTGATGCATTGTTCATTGATTACATGAACAAGCAGCAAGCTGCAGCCGAAGCGGAAGAAAATAAAGAAACCCAACATTAA
- a CDS encoding MOSC domain-containing protein, translating to MSNANILIIKTGLIETLTFPDGSSYESAIRKKPVPMVKVHTLGAEGNDVGLKAHHGGVDKALFFMSDVSFDALNELLGEKFDFHGNAIYGENFVVSGLHEDNVCIGDRYKIGTTLLEVSQPRKPCERLSHNTKNENTREVIRQSGWTGWYVRVIEEGEIHQGDELILQHRPYPEWTIRRLNTQLSSPSSIVELEEALAIEELAPAFKRSINSQLHNLQQAAKNVG from the coding sequence ATGTCAAACGCCAACATTCTTATTATTAAAACAGGATTGATAGAAACCTTAACATTCCCTGATGGTAGCTCATATGAAAGTGCCATCCGTAAAAAACCGGTACCGATGGTAAAAGTGCACACACTGGGTGCAGAAGGTAACGATGTGGGTTTAAAAGCCCATCATGGTGGTGTTGACAAAGCCTTGTTTTTTATGTCTGATGTGTCTTTCGACGCTTTAAATGAGCTACTTGGTGAAAAGTTTGATTTTCACGGCAACGCGATTTACGGTGAAAACTTTGTGGTATCCGGCTTACATGAAGATAATGTCTGTATAGGCGATCGTTACAAAATTGGCACCACGCTTTTAGAAGTGTCTCAACCACGTAAACCTTGCGAACGTTTATCTCATAATACCAAGAATGAGAATACAAGAGAGGTAATTCGTCAGTCCGGTTGGACAGGTTGGTATGTGCGTGTGATTGAAGAAGGGGAAATTCATCAAGGTGATGAACTCATCTTGCAACACCGTCCTTATCCAGAATGGACAATTCGTCGTCTAAATACGCAACTCTCCTCGCCTTCAAGTATTGTAGAACTAGAAGAAGCCTTAGCCATTGAAGAATTAGCGCCTGCGTTTAAACGTTCGATCAATTCACAATTACATAATTTACAACAGGCGGCTAAAAATGTCGGCTAA
- the gpsA gene encoding NAD(P)H-dependent glycerol-3-phosphate dehydrogenase, with amino-acid sequence MNASQSPITILGCGSYGTALAISFSRNGSPTYLWGHNPDHIHQMQQERQNRRFLPDIEFPESLHLELDLKTALEQSKDILIVVPSHAFGEILLKIRPHLKPYHRLIWATKGLERNTGRLLQEVVEETLGKAIPTAVLSGPTFAKELAQGLPTAITLASCNEKFALEFQARIHCSQHFRVYVNQDMIGVQLGGAIKNVIAIGAGISDGMGFGANARTALITRGIAEITRLGVSMGANTQTFMGMSGLGDLVLTCTDNQSRNRRFGLMLGKGTDSQQAMDEIGQVVEGFYNTKETYLLAQRQGVEMPITEQIYQMLFCGKSAQEVALSLLGRERKGE; translated from the coding sequence ATGAACGCATCCCAATCTCCAATTACCATTCTTGGTTGCGGTTCTTATGGAACAGCACTCGCTATCTCATTTTCTCGCAATGGCTCTCCAACCTATCTTTGGGGGCACAATCCCGATCATATTCATCAAATGCAACAGGAACGTCAAAATCGCCGTTTTCTGCCTGATATTGAATTTCCAGAAAGTTTGCATTTAGAATTAGATTTGAAAACTGCACTTGAGCAATCGAAAGATATTTTAATTGTGGTGCCAAGCCATGCTTTCGGCGAAATTCTCTTAAAAATTCGACCGCACTTAAAACCTTATCATCGTTTAATTTGGGCAACTAAAGGATTAGAGCGCAACACCGGCCGATTACTACAAGAAGTGGTGGAAGAAACCTTAGGTAAAGCAATTCCGACAGCTGTACTTTCTGGTCCCACTTTCGCGAAAGAACTGGCTCAAGGTTTACCTACGGCGATTACCCTTGCCTCTTGTAATGAAAAGTTTGCCTTAGAATTTCAAGCGCGGATTCATTGCAGTCAGCATTTCCGGGTGTATGTAAACCAAGATATGATTGGCGTTCAATTAGGTGGTGCCATTAAAAATGTTATTGCAATTGGTGCGGGCATTTCAGATGGTATGGGATTTGGTGCCAATGCCAGAACTGCATTGATTACCCGTGGGATTGCGGAAATTACTCGCTTAGGCGTATCCATGGGAGCGAATACGCAAACCTTTATGGGCATGTCTGGTTTAGGTGATTTAGTGCTCACTTGTACCGATAACCAATCCCGTAACCGTCGATTTGGTTTAATGCTTGGTAAAGGAACTGATAGCCAACAAGCCATGGATGAAATTGGTCAAGTGGTGGAAGGGTTTTATAACACCAAAGAAACTTATTTATTAGCCCAACGACAAGGCGTGGAAATGCCGATTACAGAACAAATTTACCAAATGCTCTTTTGTGGTAAAAGTGCACAAGAAGTCGCACTGAGCTTATTGGGTCGTGAACGAAAAGGCGAATAA
- the ansB gene encoding L-asparaginase 2 yields MKLKKLTALMMLGFGFSVAQAAELPNITILATGGTIAGSGETAVSSAYKAGQLNVEALIDAVPEIKQLANVKGEQIVKIGSQDMSDDVWLKLAKAINAQCKDTDGFVITHGTDTMEETAYFLDLTAKCEKPIVLVGAMRPATEKSADGPLNLYNAVVVATDKKSSGRGVLVAMNGEVLGARDVTKMSTTAVQTFHSPNYGTLGYIHNSKVDYERSPESKHTVNTPFNVDKLDSLPKVGIIYAYSNAPIEPLNSLLDAGYQGIVSAGVGNGNVNAAHLERLEKAAKDGVVVVRSSRVPTGYTTRDAEVDDSKYGFVASGTLNPQKARVLLQLALTQTKDPKVIQQYFEDF; encoded by the coding sequence ATGAAATTAAAAAAATTAACGGCACTTATGATGCTCGGATTCGGTTTTTCGGTCGCACAAGCTGCGGAATTACCTAATATTACAATTTTAGCAACGGGCGGCACGATTGCCGGAAGTGGTGAAACTGCCGTTTCTTCTGCTTATAAAGCAGGGCAACTCAATGTTGAAGCGTTAATTGATGCCGTGCCTGAAATTAAGCAATTAGCCAATGTGAAAGGTGAACAAATTGTGAAAATTGGTTCACAAGATATGAGCGATGATGTGTGGTTAAAATTAGCGAAAGCGATTAATGCACAATGTAAAGATACTGATGGTTTCGTGATTACTCATGGTACCGATACCATGGAAGAAACCGCTTATTTCTTAGATCTTACCGCAAAATGTGAAAAACCAATTGTATTAGTGGGTGCAATGCGTCCTGCGACAGAAAAAAGTGCAGATGGTCCGTTAAATCTTTATAACGCCGTCGTGGTGGCAACGGATAAAAAATCATCTGGTCGTGGTGTGCTAGTGGCGATGAATGGTGAAGTACTAGGTGCGCGCGATGTGACCAAAATGAGTACCACTGCAGTGCAAACATTCCATTCACCAAACTATGGTACCTTGGGTTATATCCATAACAGTAAAGTGGATTATGAACGTTCACCTGAAAGCAAACACACCGTGAATACACCATTTAACGTAGATAAATTAGACAGCTTGCCGAAAGTAGGCATTATATATGCTTATTCTAATGCACCAATTGAGCCGTTAAATTCATTATTGGATGCGGGCTATCAAGGTATTGTTTCAGCGGGTGTGGGTAATGGTAACGTGAATGCCGCACACTTAGAACGTTTAGAAAAAGCGGCGAAAGATGGCGTTGTGGTGGTACGTTCATCTCGTGTGCCAACCGGTTACACCACGCGTGATGCTGAAGTGGATGATTCTAAGTATGGTTTTGTGGCTTCAGGTACATTGAATCCACAAAAAGCACGTGTGTTATTGCAATTAGCCTTAACACAAACAAAAGATCCAAAAGTGATTCAACAATACTTTGAGGATTTCTAA